The genomic DNA GTCACGGCTGGTTCTGCCGGTCGGGTTCAGCGTTGGTGTAGGAGTCGGTTCGGAGGTCCTGCAGATGCTGGAGCGCTGCGTTCAGGATCCGTTCGGTGCCGCGGACCTCGGCAATCCCAGCGGCGCCATGGATGGTGCGCTTCGGCCCGACAGCAGCCTTGGTCGCTGCGTAGTCGGCGACGGTACGGGCGATGACGACGAGCGCGAGGGCGCGTTCGACGGGGTTGTCAGTGTGTTTGAGCATGCGGCGGGTGCGTGCCGCGAGGGCTGCGAGCCGGAGTTTGTGCGTGCCCATGGTTCCGTCGTTTCGCGTGCGGGGGTGTGGTGAGAAAAAGAGGAAGCGTGGGACTGCCGCTAGGGGACGGCAGCCCCACGCTCTCGTTGTGCGGCCGGGAGGTGTCGTCCCGGCCCCTCCATGCCGCAAACCCGAGCGGCAGGGCAGGTTTTGGTGGTCGTTCAGGCTCTGACGGCTTGGATGACCAGGTTGTCGATCGACGGGCCGCCCTCTCGCCGTTGCAGGCAGGTGATCACGACGAGCCGGTTCGGCGTGTCGGCCCAGATCGTTTTGGACTGGGACAGGGCGGTCTTCTGCACCTTCTGCGACCCGGTCACCTTGTAGGTGATCCCGTCGACCTGGATCTTCGTGCCGAGGCCGACTTTCGCTTTCTGGTCCTTGACGTCGATGAGGTAGTTCCCGGGGCCGACACCGCCGTTTCGGAGCGAATGCATGACCACGAACACGGTGCCCTTCGACGACCTCGAGGTGGAGACGCCCTCGTTGCGGATCCGGTAGGCGGAGGTGAACCCGGGCGGTTCGACGGTCCCTCCGACGACGTTCAACGCGCCCAGCGGCACGTCGAGCCCGACGGACTTCACCACGAACTGGCCACCGGTGTCCGGGTCCGCTGACGCCGAGGCAGCAGCGGTGGGGACGTCTTCCGCTTGCACCCGGTTGCCGTTCAGATCAACGGGGCCGGAGTGGGTGGTGACGTAGCCGAGGATGCTGCCGGTGAGGGCGAGGGCGGTGGCGACGCCGACGATGAGGAACACCCACCGTCGACGCCGCCCACCCGCATGCGTGGTGTCAGTCACCGAGGTTCAGGCCCCGACGACGACGCAGGCCCATCAGTGCCAGCGTGACCATGCCGGCCAGCGCCGCAGCACCGGAACCGATCCACGGCCACACCGGAGCCGGGGAGAGCACCGTGCCACCGGTCGCAACCGACGGACCAGCCGGCGGGGTGACCGTGGTGTTCGTGGTGCAACCACCGTCAGTGGCGCAGGCGCCGTTGGGGTCGGTCGGAACGACGACGTTGGTCAGCTTCAGATCCCCGGTGTCGGGGCTGTTGACCGTGACCGAGTACGTCACCTTCGTCGTCGCGCCAGCCTTGAGCGGACCGGCCCAGGTGAGCGTGTTCCCCTTCACCGTCGCACCGTTGGAGGCGTCACCGTTGTAGGTGGCGTCATCGAGGACCTTGGACATGTCGTCCTTGAACGATGCCGGCACGTCGGTGGTGTAGTCCACCGTGCCGGTGTTCTTCACCGTGACTGTGTACGTCACGCTCTGCCCGGGCTTCGCCGAAGTCGCAGAGGCGGCCTTCGCGACCGTGTACGACGGCTTGGCGACGTCGGTGTTCGTCGTGCAACCACCGTCGGTCGTGCAGCCACCAGTAGGGTCGGTCGGAACGACGACGTTGGTCAGTTTCCGGTCACCCTTGTCGGGGTTGTCGACCGTCACCGAGTACGTCACCTTTACCGTTGCACCAGCCTTCAGCGCACCGGACCAGGAGAGCGTACTGCCCTTCACCGTCGCGCCATCGGAGGCGTCGCCGTTGTACTTGGCATCATCGAGGACCTTCGAGAGGTCGTCCTTGAACGACGCCGGACGATCCGTGGTGTAGTCCTCACTGCCGGTGTTCTTCACCGTGACCGTGTAGGTGACCTTCTCACCGGGCTTCGTCGACGCCGTCGATGCAGCCTTCTCGACGGTGTACGACGGGTCACCGACGAGGGTGTTGGTCGTGCAGCCCGCAGTCGTGGTGCAGTCGCCGCCCGGCGTGGTTGGAACAACCACATTGGTCAGCTTCCGGTCACCAGTGTCGGGGTTGTTGACCGTCACCGAGTACGTGACCTTCGTCGACCCGCCGACGGGGACTGCGCCCTTCCACGAAAGGGTATTGCCGGTGACAGAACCGCCAGAGCTGACGTCGTCGTTGTAGGTGGCGTCGTCGAGGACCTTCGAGAGGTCGTCGTCGAACGTCGCCGGAGCGTCG from Curtobacterium flaccumfaciens pv. betae includes the following:
- a CDS encoding class F sortase — encoded protein: MTDTTHAGGRRRRWVFLIVGVATALALTGSILGYVTTHSGPVDLNGNRVQAEDVPTAAASASADPDTGGQFVVKSVGLDVPLGALNVVGGTVEPPGFTSAYRIRNEGVSTSRSSKGTVFVVMHSLRNGGVGPGNYLIDVKDQKAKVGLGTKIQVDGITYKVTGSQKVQKTALSQSKTIWADTPNRLVVITCLQRREGGPSIDNLVIQAVRA